Part of the Patescibacteria group bacterium genome is shown below.
ATCTTTTGTGATTTCTCACCAGGGAAGTAAATTTCTTCAACACCTCGAGCTTTAGGAGCTTGTTTCAGTTCATCTATCGCTTTTCTAACATCCCGCTTGAAATCGGCTAGTGGTCTAAATATTTCAGGGTTAATGAGAATGTAAGCTGTACCCCAACCACCTTCAACTGAAAAACCAACTCTAGAACCAGTTAAGGCACCTGCTATCAGTTCAACCATAAACGCCAGTCCTGATCCTTTATGTCCTGCTATTGGTAACAATCCACCATCCATCGCCTCAACAGGATTTGTAGTTGGATTTCCGTCTTTATCTATCGCAACACCTTCTTTAATAGTTTTACCTTCCTGTTTTGCCACCATTAAGTCGCCCCAAGTTATTTGAGAAGAGGCCATATCAAGAACCACAGGAATATCGTCAGTTGGTACACCAATTGTTACTGGATCAGTACCCCACAATTCCTTCTTCGCCCCAAAAGGCACAAGTCCTCCTGGTGAGTTATTAAATCCGATAAAGATCAAATCAGAAAGTGCGGCTTGCCTTGCATATGAACCAATAAATCCTGAACAATATTCAGCGTCTTGTATCCCAACAATACAGATACCTGATTCTTTGGCTTTTTTAGTCGCTATTTCTAATGATTTATAAATTGGAATAAAAGCAGGTTTATGTTTTGCGTTAATAAGAAGGTTTGTAAGGTTATCTTTTACGATTTCAATATCATCATGTAAACTGGATAACTTTCCCGATTCTACAT
Proteins encoded:
- a CDS encoding Ldh family oxidoreductase; the encoded protein is MKIKIDQAKQLSLDVLAKVGFSMEDSELITKNLIDAELSGRKSHGFVRLPAIKRNVESGKLSSLHDDIEIVKDNLTNLLINAKHKPAFIPIYKSLEIATKKAKESGICIVGIQDAEYCSGFIGSYARQAALSDLIFIGFNNSPGGLVPFGAKKELWGTDPVTIGVPTDDIPVVLDMASSQITWGDLMVAKQEGKTIKEGVAIDKDGNPTTNPVEAMDGGLLPIAGHKGSGLAFMVELIAGALTGSRVGFSVEGGWGTAYILINPEIFRPLADFKRDVRKAIDELKQAPKARGVEEIYFPGEKSQKMRAKQLMSEEIEVSDKLYSEIELLAKGGKL